The following proteins come from a genomic window of Gossypium raimondii isolate GPD5lz chromosome 5, ASM2569854v1, whole genome shotgun sequence:
- the LOC105769873 gene encoding AAA-ATPase At5g57480 has protein sequence MKEYWTSLASLLGVLAFCQSLLQVIFPPELRFACLKVSNRVFNLFSSYCYFDITEIDGVNTNELYNAVQLYLSSSVSTNGSRLSLTRALNSSAITFGLSNNDCIIDTFNGVSVVWEHVVTQRQAQTFSWRPLPEEKRGFTLRIRKRDKSLILDSYLDYVMEKANEIRRKNQDRLLYTNSRGGSLDSRGHPWESVPFKHPSTFDTLAMDPVKKREIMGDLKDFANGQSFYQKTGRAWKRGYLLYGPPGTGKSSMIAAMANYLSYDIYDLELTEVHNNSELRKLLMKTSSKSIIVIEDIDCSINLTNRKKNNNNNTSTRNYYDPEMRCGSVPGPGEDGGNSITLSGLLNFTDGLWSCCGSERIFVFTTNHIEKLDSALLRCGRMDMHIFMSYCSYPALMILMKNYLGYDESDLDADVLKQLAEVVDKAEMTPADISEVLIKNRRCNPKAVSELLEALKTRANRNLLQNGILREKNSEDIMEDEEQEKRALESPPNEGSEFEEPCKKQEEEDEEKMK, from the coding sequence ATGAAAGAGTATTGGACTTCTCTTGCTTCATTACTAGGGGTTTTGGCTTTTTGTCAAAGCCTCCTCCAAGTCATTTTCCCACCCGAACTCCGTTTTGCTTGTCTCAAAGTATCTAACCGTGTCTTCAATTTGTTCTCTTCTTACTGCTATTTTGACATCACCGAGATCGACGGCGTCAACACCAACGAGCTTTACAACGCCGTTCAACTTTACCTGAGTTCCTCTGTTTCCACCAACGGTAGTCGATTGAGTCTCACTCGCGCTCTTAATTCAAGCGCTATTACATTTGGTCTTTCCAACAATGACTGCATCATCGATACGTTTAATGGTGTCAGTGTGGTTTGGGAACACGTTGTGACTCAAAGGCAAGCCCAAACCTTCTCTTGGCGACCCTTGCCGGAAGAGAAACGAGGCTTCACACTGCGAATCAGGAAGAGGGACAAGTCCTTGATCCTTGATTCTTACCTGGATTACGTAATGGAAAAGGCTAATGAAATCCGACGGAAGAATCAAGACAGGCTGTTGTACACCAATTCTCGAGGCGGGTCTTTGGATTCCAGGGGACATCCTTGGGAGTCGGTTCCATTTAAGCATCCAAGCACCTTTGATACATTGGCTATGGATCCTGTAAAAAAGCGAGAGATTATGGGGGATCTTAAGGATTTCGCCAATGGTCAGTCTTTTTATCAGAAGACTGGTAGAGCCTGGAAAAGAGGTTATTTGCTATACGGTCCTCCAGGGACAGGGAAATCCAGTATGATTGCAGCCATGGCTAATTACTTAAGTTATGATATCTATGACCTTGAATTAACTGAGGTTCATAACAATTCTGAGCTGAGGAAGCTGTTGATGAAAACAAGTTCCAAGTCTATTATTGTGATTGAAGATATTGATTGTTCCATTAATTTGACTAACAGGAAGAagaataacaacaacaatacaAGCACAAGGAATTACTATGACCCTGAAATGAGATGTGGGTCAGTTCCAGGCCCTGGTGAAGATGGTGGGAATTCCATTACCCTTTCGGGGCTATTGAATTTCACTGATGGGTTATGGTCTTGTTGTGGGAGTGAAAGGATTTTTGTGTTTACAACCAACCACATTGAGAAGCTCGACTCTGCATTGCTCCGATGTGGGAGGATGGATATGCATATTTTCATGAGCTACTGTTCATATCCCGCATTGATGATACTGATGAAGAATTATCTGGGTTACGATGAAAGTGATTTGGATGCTGATGTTTTAAAACAACTTGCTGAGGTAGTTGATAAAGCAGAGATGACCCCAGCTGATATTAGTGAAGTTTTGATCAAGAACCGGCGTTGTAATCCAAAAGCTGTCAGTGAATTGCTGGAAGCCTTGAAGACAAGAGCAAACAGGAACTTGTTGCAAAATGGGATTCTGAGGGAGAAAAATTCAGAAGATATTATGGAAGATGAAGAACAAGAGAAAAGGGCTTTAGAGAGTCCTCCTAATGAAGGGTCTGAATTTGAAGAGCCTTGCAAGAAACAAGAAGAGGAAGACGAAGAGAAGATGAAATGA